From the Micromonospora sediminicola genome, one window contains:
- a CDS encoding ABC transporter ATP-binding protein translates to MTAVELPGAVAAPRPPDEDLVLDVRDLRMRYGAVDVLHGVDLTARRGEVVALLGPNGAGKTTTIEILEGFRLPSAGTVRVLGVDPARGDERWRARLGVVLQSWRDHGKWRVRDLLAHLGDFYAPYATDRIPRPWPVDDLLATVGLTAHAGSRVARLSGGQRRRLDVAVGIVGRPELLFLDEPTVGFDPAARREFHELVHRLADLDETTIVLTTHDLAEAEKLADRILILAGGRIIADGSPDQLARRVAGDAEVRWTRDGERYVHATADATAFLRDLLREHGDRVRELEVRRASLEDAYLTLVHEEETGIRTGRAERVWQQEENR, encoded by the coding sequence ATGACTGCGGTCGAACTCCCGGGGGCTGTCGCGGCTCCCCGACCTCCCGACGAGGACCTCGTCCTCGACGTCCGCGACCTGCGCATGCGCTACGGCGCCGTCGACGTGCTGCACGGCGTGGATCTCACCGCCCGGCGGGGCGAGGTGGTCGCCCTGCTCGGGCCGAACGGCGCCGGCAAGACCACCACCATCGAGATCCTCGAAGGCTTCCGGCTGCCGTCGGCCGGCACGGTCCGGGTGCTCGGTGTCGACCCGGCCCGCGGCGACGAACGGTGGCGCGCCCGGCTCGGCGTGGTGCTCCAGTCCTGGCGTGACCACGGCAAGTGGCGGGTGCGGGACCTGCTGGCCCACCTCGGCGACTTCTACGCGCCGTACGCCACCGACCGGATCCCGCGCCCGTGGCCGGTCGACGACCTGCTGGCGACCGTGGGGCTGACCGCGCACGCCGGCAGCCGGGTGGCCCGGCTCTCCGGGGGGCAACGCCGCCGGCTCGACGTGGCGGTCGGCATCGTGGGCCGGCCGGAGCTGCTGTTCCTGGATGAGCCGACGGTCGGCTTCGACCCGGCCGCCCGACGCGAGTTCCACGAGCTGGTGCACCGTCTCGCCGACCTGGACGAGACCACCATCGTGCTGACCACCCACGATCTGGCCGAGGCGGAGAAGCTGGCCGACCGGATCCTCATCCTGGCCGGTGGCCGGATCATCGCCGACGGCTCGCCGGACCAGCTGGCCCGGCGCGTCGCCGGGGACGCCGAGGTCCGCTGGACCCGCGACGGCGAGCGCTACGTGCACGCCACCGCCGACGCCACCGCCTTCCTGCGCGACCTGCTCCGCGAGCACGGCGACCGGGTGCGGGAGCTGGAGGTGCGCCGGGCGAGCCTGGAGGACGCGTACCTGACGCTGGTGCACGAGGAGGAGACCGGGATCCGCACCGGCCGGGCCGAGCGGGTGTGGCAGCAGGAGGAGAACCGATGA
- a CDS encoding ABC transporter permease, with amino-acid sequence MNPTTAALRAGLRRGLIELRTTFTNGQDLWNYFFPTAVLLVAMFFMRGSTVPGTDFSLGARTLPSALGMGLLFGGLLGLAQQLIVDREDGTLLRAKAIPNGMLGYLVGKLVLISAISLIGLVIQLVPGLFFLDGLRLGDPGAWLTLAWVVPLGLVATLPLGAVIGSLIENPRNMGLVVLPIFGLIALSGIFYPINGLPGWLQGVAQVFPLYWLGLGMRSALLPADLAVVELGGSWRHLETLGVLGAWALLGLVLAPVVLRRMARRESGSRVAARRERAMQRVG; translated from the coding sequence ATGAACCCGACCACCGCCGCGCTGCGCGCCGGGCTGCGGCGCGGCCTGATCGAGCTGCGCACCACGTTCACCAACGGCCAGGACCTGTGGAACTACTTCTTCCCCACCGCGGTCCTGCTGGTCGCCATGTTCTTCATGCGCGGCTCGACAGTGCCCGGCACCGACTTCTCGCTCGGCGCCCGGACGCTGCCCAGCGCCCTGGGTATGGGCCTGCTCTTCGGCGGCCTGCTCGGGCTGGCCCAGCAGCTCATCGTCGACCGGGAGGACGGCACGCTGCTGCGCGCCAAGGCGATCCCGAACGGGATGCTCGGCTACCTGGTCGGCAAGCTCGTGCTGATCTCGGCGATCTCACTGATCGGCCTCGTCATCCAGCTCGTACCCGGACTGTTCTTCCTGGATGGGCTGCGGCTCGGCGACCCGGGCGCGTGGCTGACCCTGGCCTGGGTGGTGCCGCTCGGGCTGGTGGCCACGCTGCCGCTCGGCGCGGTGATCGGCTCGCTGATCGAGAACCCGCGCAACATGGGCCTGGTGGTCCTGCCGATCTTCGGTCTCATCGCCCTGTCGGGCATCTTCTACCCGATCAACGGCCTGCCCGGTTGGCTCCAGGGCGTCGCCCAGGTCTTCCCGCTCTACTGGCTAGGCTTGGGCATGCGCTCGGCGCTGCTCCCGGCCGACCTGGCGGTGGTCGAGCTGGGCGGCTCCTGGCGCCACCTGGAGACGCTCGGCGTGCTCGGCGCCTGGGCGCTGCTCGGGCTCGTGCTGGCCCCGGTGGTGCTGCGCCGGATGGCCCGCCGGGAGTCCGGCTCGCGGGTCGCGGCCCGGCGGGAGCGGGCCATGCAGCGGGTCGGATGA
- a CDS encoding helix-turn-helix transcriptional regulator, whose amino-acid sequence MSETVHNRIAVLRAERGISRRQLADALGVHYQTVGYLERGEFRPSLHLALRIAAHFEVPVEVVFSIEPFPRIGDPAAARSA is encoded by the coding sequence ATGAGCGAGACCGTGCACAACCGGATCGCGGTGCTGCGCGCCGAACGGGGCATCTCCCGGCGGCAACTGGCCGACGCGCTCGGTGTGCACTACCAGACCGTCGGTTACCTGGAGCGCGGCGAGTTCCGGCCCAGCCTGCACCTGGCGCTGCGCATCGCCGCCCACTTCGAGGTGCCGGTCGAGGTGGTCTTCTCCATCGAGCCGTTCCCGCGCATCGGCGACCCCGCGGCGGCCCGCTCGGCCTGA
- the dnaG gene encoding DNA primase, with translation MYAEEVAAMAGRIRDEDIALVRERAAIADVISEVVTLKSAGGGNLKGLCPFHDEKSPSFNVSPARNVFYCFGCGVGGDAIKFLMDAEHLSFVESVERLAARAGIQLRYVEDDRSAPRPRPQQGQRQRLVAAHAAAVEFYRAQLTTAGARPAREFLAGRGFDRAAAERYGCGFAPDGWDLLTKHLRQQGFSHDELVTAGLSRPARSGSLIDRFRRRLMWPIRDITGDVIGFGARKLFDDDDGPKYLNTPETPIYKKSHVLYGIDQAKREIAKQGKVVVVEGYTDVMACHLADVPTAVATCGTAFGGDHISVLRRVLFDSDERAGEIIFTFDGDAAGQKAALRAFEDDQRFVGRTFIAVSPDNMDPCELRLAKGDLAVRDLVARREPLVDFALRHVINRFDLDTVDGRVEAMRRAAPLVAKIKDREKRPEYVRKLAGDLGMEIEPVQRAVLAAAHGQPAAGTPASAPTRRGPATPSVDSPRSMVEREALKLALQEPVLAGPMFDAVEAGDYQHPVHVAVRAAVAAAGGASGATGGAVWIEQVRDACDDLAGQALVGELAVEPLRIDGEPDPRYVSVTMARLQWSSVTGRIRDLKSKIQRINPVSNKDEYFALFGELLSLEQHARALREQAAGGL, from the coding sequence ATGTACGCCGAGGAGGTGGCGGCCATGGCGGGGCGGATCCGGGACGAGGACATCGCGCTGGTCCGCGAGCGCGCCGCCATCGCGGACGTCATCTCCGAGGTGGTGACGCTCAAGTCGGCCGGCGGTGGCAACCTCAAGGGGCTCTGCCCGTTCCACGACGAGAAGAGCCCCTCGTTCAACGTCTCACCCGCCCGCAACGTGTTCTACTGCTTCGGCTGCGGGGTCGGCGGCGACGCGATCAAGTTCCTGATGGACGCCGAGCACCTGAGCTTCGTCGAGTCCGTCGAGCGGCTCGCCGCCCGGGCCGGCATCCAGCTGCGCTACGTCGAGGACGACCGGTCCGCCCCGCGCCCCCGCCCGCAGCAGGGGCAGCGGCAGCGGCTGGTGGCCGCGCACGCCGCCGCCGTCGAGTTCTACCGCGCCCAGCTCACCACCGCCGGCGCCCGTCCGGCCCGGGAGTTCCTCGCCGGGCGCGGCTTCGACCGGGCCGCCGCCGAGCGCTACGGCTGCGGCTTCGCCCCCGACGGGTGGGACCTGCTCACCAAGCACCTGCGCCAGCAGGGCTTCAGCCACGACGAGCTGGTCACCGCCGGTCTGTCCCGCCCGGCCCGCTCCGGCTCGCTGATCGACCGGTTCCGCCGCCGGCTGATGTGGCCGATCCGGGACATCACCGGCGACGTGATCGGCTTCGGCGCCCGCAAGCTCTTCGACGACGACGACGGCCCGAAATACCTCAACACCCCCGAGACGCCGATCTACAAGAAGTCGCACGTCCTCTACGGCATCGACCAGGCCAAGCGGGAGATCGCCAAGCAGGGCAAGGTGGTGGTGGTCGAGGGCTACACCGACGTGATGGCCTGCCACCTCGCCGACGTGCCGACCGCGGTGGCCACCTGCGGCACGGCCTTCGGCGGCGACCACATCTCGGTGCTGCGCCGGGTGCTCTTCGACAGCGACGAGCGGGCCGGGGAGATCATCTTCACGTTCGACGGCGACGCCGCCGGGCAGAAGGCCGCGCTGCGCGCCTTCGAGGACGACCAGCGCTTCGTCGGGCGCACGTTCATCGCGGTCAGCCCCGACAACATGGACCCGTGCGAGCTGCGCCTGGCCAAGGGCGACCTGGCCGTACGCGATCTGGTGGCGCGTCGCGAGCCGCTCGTCGACTTCGCGCTGCGGCACGTCATCAACCGGTTCGACCTCGACACCGTCGACGGCCGGGTGGAGGCGATGCGCCGGGCCGCGCCGCTGGTCGCGAAGATCAAGGACCGGGAGAAGCGCCCGGAGTACGTCCGCAAGCTCGCCGGGGACCTCGGCATGGAGATCGAGCCGGTGCAGCGTGCCGTGCTGGCCGCCGCGCACGGGCAGCCCGCCGCCGGCACACCCGCGTCCGCGCCGACGCGGCGGGGGCCGGCCACCCCGAGCGTGGACAGCCCTCGCTCCATGGTGGAGCGGGAGGCGCTGAAGCTGGCGCTGCAGGAGCCGGTGCTGGCCGGTCCGATGTTCGACGCGGTCGAGGCCGGCGACTACCAGCACCCGGTGCACGTGGCGGTGCGCGCCGCCGTCGCCGCCGCCGGCGGGGCGTCCGGCGCCACCGGCGGGGCGGTCTGGATCGAGCAGGTCCGCGACGCCTGCGACGACCTGGCAGGCCAGGCGCTCGTCGGCGAGCTGGCGGTCGAGCCGCTGCGCATCGACGGCGAGCCCGACCCGCGGTACGTGTCGGTCACCATGGCCCGGCTCCAGTGGAGTTCGGTGACCGGCCGGATCCGGGACCTGAAGTCGAAGATCCAGCGGATCAACCCGGTCAGCAACAAGGACGAATACTTCGCCCTGTTCGGGGAGCTGCTCTCGCTCGAACAGCACGCGCGGGCGCTGCGCGAGCAGGCCGCCGGAGGACTGTGA
- a CDS encoding GNAT family N-acetyltransferase, whose protein sequence is MDARIQQSVVANLRNRPAPVEVGPFVIGTDPTTSSPHINYATPRPGAAVTVGDVAALVTAFRAAGRTPRLEYVTSCAPGLEALLTGAGFVVESRHTYLVCAPGTLRTPQALDHIRLYEPATDPERAGLIGAQHEAFGGNPVASEADVARLRRQQGAGGVAVMAVTDDGTCAGGGGAAPPAGGVSEVAGIAVRTRYRRQGLAGAITADVTRRLFDIGVEVAWLEASGEDSWRVYERAGYRPAGRRLYIGSD, encoded by the coding sequence ATGGATGCCCGCATCCAACAGTCCGTCGTCGCCAACCTGCGCAACCGACCTGCGCCCGTCGAGGTGGGGCCGTTCGTGATCGGGACGGATCCGACGACGTCAAGCCCGCACATCAACTACGCCACGCCGCGTCCCGGTGCCGCCGTCACCGTCGGCGACGTCGCCGCCCTGGTCACCGCCTTCCGCGCGGCCGGCCGCACACCCCGACTGGAGTACGTCACCAGTTGCGCCCCCGGCCTGGAGGCGCTCCTGACCGGTGCCGGTTTCGTGGTGGAGTCCCGGCACACCTACCTGGTCTGTGCGCCCGGCACCCTACGGACACCACAGGCGCTCGACCACATCCGACTGTACGAGCCGGCCACCGATCCCGAGCGCGCCGGGCTGATCGGCGCGCAGCACGAGGCGTTCGGCGGGAACCCGGTGGCATCCGAGGCCGACGTGGCTCGGCTCCGGCGTCAGCAGGGCGCCGGCGGCGTGGCCGTGATGGCGGTTACCGACGACGGCACCTGCGCGGGAGGTGGCGGGGCGGCGCCGCCCGCCGGCGGGGTGAGCGAGGTCGCCGGCATCGCCGTCCGTACGCGGTACCGCCGCCAGGGGCTGGCGGGCGCGATCACGGCGGACGTCACCCGGCGGCTGTTCGACATCGGCGTCGAGGTCGCCTGGCTGGAGGCGTCCGGAGAGGACTCGTGGCGGGTGTACGAGCGCGCCGGCTACCGGCCTGCCGGCCGACGGCTCTACATCGGCTCGGACTGA
- a CDS encoding TAXI family TRAP transporter solute-binding subunit, giving the protein MTGRPWRLVAALSAVALLAGCGGDAETPAWHGGRIFLATGNTTGVYYQLGGGYADLISRHLPGYEARAEPTGASVENITRVAGGDMEIAFSLADTAADAVNGRGAFDKQPQPVRALARVYSNYTHVIVRADGKIRSFADLRGKRISTGSPRSGTDIIAGRLLTAGGINPDRDIRRVNLSLPETVKQMRANALDAMFFSGGLPTPGVKDLLSAAPGAFRLLPLTELIEPLGARYGSVYTTATLPKEVYGTPEPTPTITVANVILVAADMPDQLAYDLTRVLFTWQGELVQVHPEAANFTRSSAALTDPIPLHPGAARFYRDDG; this is encoded by the coding sequence GTGACCGGCCGCCCGTGGCGGCTGGTGGCCGCCCTGTCGGCGGTCGCGTTGCTGGCCGGCTGCGGCGGCGACGCCGAGACGCCGGCGTGGCACGGCGGGCGGATCTTCCTGGCCACCGGCAACACCACCGGCGTCTACTACCAGCTCGGCGGCGGGTACGCCGACCTGATCAGCCGCCACCTGCCCGGCTACGAGGCACGGGCGGAGCCGACCGGGGCCTCGGTGGAGAACATCACCCGGGTGGCCGGTGGCGACATGGAGATCGCGTTCAGCCTGGCGGACACCGCCGCGGACGCGGTCAACGGACGGGGCGCGTTCGACAAGCAACCGCAGCCGGTGCGGGCGCTGGCCCGCGTCTACAGCAACTACACCCACGTGATCGTCCGGGCCGACGGCAAGATCCGCAGTTTCGCGGACCTGCGCGGCAAGCGGATCTCCACCGGCTCGCCGAGGTCCGGCACCGACATCATCGCCGGCCGCCTGCTCACCGCCGGCGGCATCAACCCGGACCGGGACATCCGGCGGGTCAACCTGTCGCTGCCGGAGACCGTGAAGCAGATGCGGGCCAACGCGCTGGACGCCATGTTCTTCTCCGGCGGGCTGCCCACCCCCGGCGTCAAGGACCTGCTCTCCGCCGCCCCCGGCGCGTTCCGGCTGCTGCCGCTGACCGAACTGATCGAGCCGTTGGGGGCCCGCTACGGCTCGGTCTACACCACCGCCACACTGCCGAAGGAGGTCTACGGCACGCCCGAGCCGACGCCGACCATCACGGTGGCGAACGTGATCCTGGTGGCCGCGGACATGCCGGACCAACTCGCGTACGACCTCACCCGGGTGCTCTTCACCTGGCAGGGCGAGCTGGTCCAGGTGCACCCGGAGGCGGCGAACTTCACCCGGTCCAGCGCGGCGTTGACCGACCCGATCCCGCTGCACCCGGGCGCGGCGAGGTTCTACCGCGACGACGGCTGA
- a CDS encoding roadblock/LC7 domain-containing protein, translated as MTTPVTAGLDWLLANFAEQVPDVSHALAVSEDGLRLAASPDLSADQVDQLAAVISGLASLTVGAARLMSAGRVRQQIVDMDGGVMLVMAVGERALLGVLAAPGCDLGQIGYETATLVQRVAEALEPAARR; from the coding sequence ATGACCACACCCGTTACCGCCGGACTCGACTGGCTGCTGGCGAACTTCGCCGAGCAGGTGCCGGACGTCTCGCACGCGCTCGCGGTCTCCGAGGACGGCCTGCGGCTCGCCGCCTCCCCCGACCTCTCCGCCGACCAGGTCGACCAGCTCGCCGCGGTGATCAGCGGCCTGGCGAGCCTGACCGTCGGGGCGGCCCGGCTGATGTCCGCCGGGCGGGTACGCCAGCAGATCGTGGACATGGACGGCGGCGTGATGCTGGTGATGGCCGTCGGTGAGCGGGCGCTGCTCGGCGTGCTCGCCGCGCCCGGCTGCGACCTGGGCCAGATCGGCTACGAGACGGCGACGCTGGTGCAGCGGGTGGCGGAGGCGCTGGAACCGGCGGCCCGCCGGTGA
- a CDS encoding sensor histidine kinase: MPLPHPTRVRRHHRSADRAGRLRSVRVQLLAPILVATAGLVVLGAAQTGAALDASADADRARVLAGTATATVRLVHELERELGETAALRQRGGAAGRPLVDAQRRRVDAAVDRYRSAGGDARRAAPDLAAVLDDANGHLDLLGPARELALAGERGDPAYGTLVESLLAVADALPSQLRDAGLANEAREVASVAAQEHLSALERDLLRAVFVRGALERGELARLGRLRGAREQRQAEFLRIASAPANAAWYRLVDGTDVTTARRMRDTVLDTDGAPETLETDGDAWYVAQSGAIRRYNLLGRELSDGLDRDAADLAGTARWRAVLTAGATSTVALGSLVTAVLLAVRTSRRLRRLRVAALTMANRELPDRITAIAAGEGAPAEGPATRMTDGIRRGQDEVAQVAEAFDTVNRAALRLAGQQAELRLDVTRMAEALARRIRTLITRQLRLLDDFEREETDPDALARLFALDHLAARLRRNGENLLVLAGGEPGRGHEGALLLDDVVRAAASEIEDYLRVEIDVPTAAVHGAAAGNLVHLLAELLENATVYSPPDARVLVDGRRTVDGLVLRVHDQGIGISDGRLAEINERLAVPATLSSAAAGSMGLHVVAHLAARHGIRVQLHDASGGTVAQVEVPESVLTRVESVSRRPAAERRSPTGLAAPWFTAGAAATRPATTRGLVAATPVTAEAAPSAGVVRGVAAVRPPGSALLAPSVARIRPASAPPAPVSTTAAGLPRRTRGGHLPAPMPDTPASPPATDLLDPEVVRARLSALAEGVASATRRAPNTTPTGRTP; the protein is encoded by the coding sequence GTGCCGCTGCCCCACCCCACCCGCGTACGCCGCCACCACCGTTCCGCGGACCGCGCCGGGCGTCTCCGGTCGGTCCGCGTCCAGCTGCTCGCCCCGATCCTGGTGGCGACCGCCGGTCTGGTGGTGCTGGGCGCGGCCCAGACCGGCGCCGCGCTGGACGCGTCCGCCGACGCCGACCGGGCCCGCGTGCTCGCCGGCACCGCCACGGCGACGGTACGGCTGGTGCACGAGCTGGAACGGGAACTCGGTGAGACGGCGGCGCTGCGCCAGCGGGGCGGCGCCGCCGGTCGGCCGCTGGTGGACGCGCAGCGACGTCGGGTGGACGCCGCCGTCGACCGTTACCGTTCGGCCGGCGGCGACGCCCGGCGGGCCGCCCCCGACCTGGCCGCCGTGCTCGACGACGCGAACGGTCACCTCGACCTGCTCGGCCCGGCCCGGGAACTGGCGCTGGCCGGGGAGCGCGGCGACCCGGCGTACGGGACGCTCGTCGAGTCGCTGCTCGCGGTGGCGGACGCGCTGCCCAGCCAGCTCCGCGACGCCGGCCTGGCCAACGAGGCGCGCGAGGTGGCGTCGGTGGCCGCCCAGGAGCACCTGTCCGCACTGGAGCGCGACCTGCTCCGCGCGGTGTTCGTGCGCGGTGCGCTGGAGCGGGGCGAGCTGGCCCGGCTCGGCCGGCTCCGGGGCGCCCGGGAGCAACGGCAGGCCGAGTTCCTCCGGATCGCCTCGGCCCCGGCGAACGCGGCCTGGTACCGGCTGGTCGACGGCACGGACGTGACGACCGCCCGGCGCATGCGCGACACCGTGCTCGACACCGACGGCGCGCCCGAGACGTTGGAGACCGACGGCGACGCCTGGTACGTGGCGCAGAGCGGCGCCATCCGGCGGTACAACCTGCTCGGCCGGGAACTCTCCGACGGGCTGGACCGCGACGCCGCCGACCTGGCCGGCACCGCCCGGTGGCGGGCGGTGCTGACCGCCGGCGCGACCAGCACCGTCGCGCTCGGGTCGCTGGTCACCGCCGTGCTGCTGGCGGTACGCACCAGCCGCCGGCTGCGTCGGCTGCGGGTCGCCGCGCTCACCATGGCCAACCGGGAGCTGCCGGACCGGATCACCGCGATCGCGGCGGGCGAGGGCGCGCCGGCGGAGGGTCCGGCGACCCGGATGACCGACGGGATCCGTCGGGGTCAGGACGAGGTGGCCCAGGTCGCCGAGGCGTTCGACACCGTCAACCGGGCCGCGCTGCGCCTCGCCGGCCAGCAGGCGGAGCTGCGGCTGGACGTGACCCGGATGGCCGAGGCGCTGGCCCGCCGGATCCGCACGCTGATCACCCGGCAGCTCCGGCTGCTCGACGACTTCGAACGCGAGGAGACCGACCCGGACGCGCTGGCCCGGCTCTTCGCGCTGGACCACCTGGCCGCCCGGCTGCGACGCAACGGCGAGAACCTGCTGGTCCTGGCCGGGGGTGAGCCCGGGCGGGGGCACGAGGGCGCGTTGCTCCTCGACGACGTGGTGCGCGCGGCGGCCTCCGAGATCGAGGACTACCTCCGGGTGGAGATCGACGTGCCGACCGCCGCGGTGCACGGCGCGGCCGCCGGCAACCTGGTGCACCTGCTGGCCGAGCTGCTGGAGAACGCCACCGTCTACTCCCCGCCGGACGCCCGGGTGCTGGTCGACGGGCGGCGCACCGTCGACGGCCTCGTCCTGCGCGTGCACGACCAGGGCATCGGCATCAGCGACGGCCGGCTGGCCGAGATCAACGAGCGGCTCGCCGTGCCGGCCACGCTGTCCAGCGCCGCCGCCGGCAGCATGGGCCTGCACGTGGTGGCGCACCTGGCCGCCCGGCACGGGATCCGGGTGCAGTTGCACGACGCCTCCGGTGGCACGGTGGCCCAGGTGGAGGTGCCCGAGTCGGTGCTGACCCGGGTCGAGTCGGTGAGCCGCCGGCCCGCCGCCGAACGCCGGTCACCGACCGGGCTCGCCGCGCCCTGGTTCACCGCGGGCGCGGCCGCGACCCGCCCGGCCACCACCCGGGGCCTGGTCGCCGCCACGCCGGTGACGGCCGAGGCCGCGCCGTCGGCGGGCGTCGTGCGGGGCGTCGCCGCGGTACGCCCCCCGGGCAGCGCCCTGCTGGCGCCCAGCGTGGCGCGGATCCGCCCGGCCAGCGCGCCGCCGGCGCCCGTGTCCACCACCGCCGCCGGCCTGCCGCGCCGGACCCGGGGCGGGCACCTGCCCGCGCCGATGCCCGACACCCCCGCGTCACCGCCCGCGACGGACCTGCTCGACCCCGAGGTGGTACGCGCCCGGCTGTCCGCCCTCGCCGAGGGGGTGGCCAGCGCGACGCGCCGTGCCCCGAACACCACACCCACCGGGAGAACGCCATGA
- a CDS encoding TAXI family TRAP transporter solute-binding subunit, whose protein sequence is MRRIDTRIAAGVGALALVAAGAAGCGGRQDGAATDDAARDVTCKVTKDTRVGIATGNATGVYYVVGNALAGELSKTTDGKLTGTAAETGASVQNVEQLVAGQYDVAFSLFDTAVNAVQGKGSFSSPQPVKALSRIYDNYTQVVVRADAGITSVADMKGKKISTGSPKSGTEVIANRLLTAAGLDPAKDVQAQRLDLTKTVDGMKDGSIDGFFWSGGIPTGGVTDLFTTAGDKVRFVDISPLLPTMSGLNPAYQAGTIGKDIYKTPADVPTIVVPNVLLVRDNLDADVACAITRTVFDRKDVLAQANPAAKGIELGNARKTDPVPLHRGAERALTDLGAS, encoded by the coding sequence ATGAGACGGATCGACACGCGAATAGCGGCTGGTGTCGGGGCGTTGGCCCTGGTCGCCGCCGGCGCCGCCGGCTGCGGGGGCCGACAGGACGGCGCGGCGACGGACGACGCCGCCCGCGACGTCACCTGCAAGGTCACCAAGGACACCCGGGTCGGCATCGCCACCGGCAACGCCACCGGGGTCTACTACGTGGTCGGCAACGCGCTCGCCGGTGAGCTGAGCAAGACCACCGACGGCAAGCTCACCGGGACGGCCGCCGAGACGGGCGCCTCGGTGCAGAACGTCGAGCAGCTCGTCGCCGGCCAGTACGACGTGGCGTTCTCCCTGTTCGACACCGCGGTCAACGCGGTGCAGGGCAAGGGCAGCTTCAGCTCGCCGCAGCCGGTCAAGGCGCTGTCCCGGATCTACGACAACTACACCCAGGTGGTCGTGCGGGCCGACGCGGGCATCACCTCGGTCGCGGACATGAAGGGCAAGAAGATCTCCACCGGCTCGCCCAAGTCCGGCACCGAGGTCATCGCCAACCGTCTGCTCACCGCCGCCGGGCTGGACCCGGCCAAGGACGTCCAGGCGCAGCGCCTCGACCTGACCAAGACCGTCGACGGCATGAAGGACGGCAGCATCGACGGGTTCTTCTGGTCCGGCGGCATCCCGACCGGCGGGGTCACCGACCTGTTCACCACCGCCGGCGACAAGGTGCGGTTCGTCGACATCAGCCCGCTGCTGCCGACGATGTCCGGGCTGAACCCGGCCTACCAGGCCGGCACCATCGGCAAGGACATCTACAAGACGCCGGCCGACGTGCCCACCATCGTCGTGCCCAACGTGCTGCTCGTGCGGGACAACCTCGACGCGGACGTGGCCTGCGCGATCACCCGGACCGTCTTCGACCGCAAGGACGTCCTCGCCCAGGCCAACCCGGCCGCCAAGGGCATCGAGCTGGGCAACGCCCGCAAGACCGACCCGGTGCCGCTGCACCGGGGCGCGGAACGGGCGCTCACCGACCTCGGCGCGAGCTGA